The following are encoded in a window of uncultured Sphaerochaeta sp. genomic DNA:
- a CDS encoding sugar phosphate isomerase/epimerase family protein — translation MNIPKFSINTWLFGKASMKMIVEAASEIGVDGIDISGEPSSIDLNETKDMLIQHDLIPFCINGNFTDEQRAICHSDEIKRASAVLYCKELVDMAVALGSKRVLIVPSQVNHLDFFVDKETDFLHASQSLKEIAEYAGMRDEEICILIECVNQYEVAFIRTVKDGIELAESTGCNNIRIVPDTFHMQLEETVGIPNAIRSAGNHWVKHLHLGDNTREVPGKGCMDWREFLIAIDDIGYEDALSFEPLPGKLTGDEIFAGKLDMDLLISDLKYSLAFLKSVCAGIRC, via the coding sequence ATGAATATTCCGAAATTTTCAATCAATACATGGTTGTTTGGTAAAGCTTCTATGAAAATGATTGTGGAAGCAGCATCTGAGATTGGTGTCGATGGTATTGATATCAGTGGAGAACCTAGTTCTATTGATCTGAACGAAACCAAGGATATGCTAATCCAACATGACTTGATACCGTTTTGTATAAATGGAAATTTCACTGATGAGCAAAGAGCAATCTGTCATTCGGATGAGATTAAAAGAGCCTCTGCAGTTCTGTATTGCAAAGAGCTTGTTGACATGGCTGTTGCATTGGGTTCAAAACGAGTACTGATAGTCCCTTCTCAAGTGAATCATCTCGACTTCTTTGTAGATAAGGAAACTGATTTCTTGCATGCCTCACAGTCATTAAAGGAGATTGCTGAATACGCAGGAATGAGAGATGAGGAGATTTGCATACTCATAGAATGTGTCAACCAGTATGAAGTTGCTTTTATACGCACTGTTAAAGATGGAATTGAGCTGGCTGAGAGCACGGGTTGCAATAACATTCGTATTGTACCCGATACATTCCATATGCAATTAGAGGAGACTGTTGGAATTCCCAATGCTATTCGAAGTGCTGGGAACCATTGGGTCAAGCATCTCCATCTTGGAGACAATACGCGTGAAGTTCCTGGGAAAGGTTGTATGGATTGGCGTGAGTTTTTAATTGCCATCGATGACATTGGATATGAAGATGCCCTTTCTTTTGAACCATTGCCGGGGAAACTGACAGGAGATGAGATTTTTGCGGGTAAACTTGATAT